The following proteins come from a genomic window of Crassostrea angulata isolate pt1a10 chromosome 1, ASM2561291v2, whole genome shotgun sequence:
- the LOC128165593 gene encoding flap endonuclease GEN homolog 1-like, translated as MGVTNLWQVLEPVQAHQTLSSLKGQTLAVDLSIWVCETQCVKQMQGVVSKPYLRNLFFRISHLLQLGVHLVFVIEGRAPELKQQVMAKRQETRFPQRKAVGGQRQGGRRNFNACLKECCEMLDYLGVPYVHSPGEAEATCAALNASGVVDACLTNDGDAFLYGARTVYRNFTMNTKDPHVECYCMTDVEEKLGLSREKLVAMALLLGCDYLPKGVPGVGVERAIKLMNALPSSNVLKRFETWSSMPESCCVDTVEVYIRRKALLVQDFPQKEVIQEFLHEKKKTPRHISEWCRPSMSNLQVFCLNKLEWPVEYTVEKILPLITLWDMSDLTSSTPQTDRHLVPKQIVKSRVRHGVACYEILWNQPETDSGVSGDVYRTIEEQVLFRRSYPQIVAQFDIEQENKKVKTKRKSRKKKTTEKENGTEETEISERIASVNVKEEDDVECNSVGDDIDTEVRDKDKQIPSESKLDSRLLNVQPTQQMKASPMHNLELALRSVPRRSEKDGHVAVERNLNFSSSEEDEEELEEEYLPLSQRLQLKIAKPRGRQRREPQSRGSSKNNQGGEGIDVMVRAISQGVSGALRGCFSSDSDSDDLQTFSSQTGTKLDSNVTDYELTIKQTSSEKHQSSPSGNSQICLQKTPIWERRTAKSIEAITKGDYLDVPDMNFSVLTPDVLGRSMPSVRIRSGASSSTPEGQHVDSMSKFSYNLSNLSPHLSENAMVSPFLRPEALHSPIIMTSCEKLQAFQSFSTLWENTSMNRTNGAVEFGDFEVQTSLLNSFNKLNITDQEKTSMLSDVGKKVFDSPSEIKRVNLGENIFDSPSGNKEFSCGQSKNSQEDDSVIIVSSTSDLSFSVQTDKMSEDPSTSDKNESVGPSPLRSVLATVNRQKDRQSKPQCNKERTRDHSQSSPVCVGKENEAGGQWEGEECSRHSPLSLIDRLRQRLSNQSDSGLITNFKPFSVKPVKPVK; from the exons ATGGGCGTTACAAACTTATGGCAGGTGTTAGAACCGGTGCAGGCGCACCAAACACTCTCCTCTCTGAAGGGCCAGACCCTTGCCGTGGACCTCAGTATTTGGGTGTGTGAGACACAATGTGTGAAGCAGATGCAAGGGGTGGTGTCCAAACCTTACTTACG GAACCTTTTCTTTCGGATCTCGCACCTGTTACAGCTGGGAGTTCACCTGGTGTTTGTGATAGAGGGCCGTGCTCCGGAGCTGAAACAGCAGGTAATGGCCAAGCGGCAGGAGACTCGATTCCCCCAGAGGAAGGCAGTCGGGGGCCAGAGACAAGGGGGACGCAGAAACTTCAATGCCTGCCTAAAAGAA TGCTGTGAGATGTTGGACTATCTGGGGGTCCCCTACGTACACAGCCCTGGGGAGGCTGAGGCCACCTGTGCTGCTCTGAATGCCAGCGGG GTTGTGGATGCCTGTTTGACAAATGATGGAGATGCATTCTTGTATGGTGCTCGCACTGTATACAGAAATTTTACCATGAATACAAAA gaTCCCCATGTGGAATGTTACTGTATGACAGATGTTGAGGAAAAGCTGGGGTTGTCAAGAGAGAAATTGGTTGCCATGGCATTATTGCTGGGCTGTGACTATTTACCCAAAGGTGTACCAGGAGTAGGCGTGGAGAGGGCAATCAAACTGATGAATGCTCTCCCTTCTTCTAATGTATTGAAAAG ATTTGAGACGTGGAGCTCCATGCCTGAGTCATGTTGTGTAGACACAGTAGAAGTGTACATCAGACGTAAAGCCTTACTGGTACAGGACTTCCCCCAAAAAGAG GTTATACAGGAATTTCTTCATGAAAAGAAGAAGACTCCACGACATATTTCAGAATGGTGCCGACCATCAATGTCCAATCTTCAG GTATTTTGTTTGAATAAGCTAGAGTGGCCGGTGGAATACACAGTGGAGAAGATCCTGCCTCTGATAACTCTGTGGGACATGTCTGACCTCACCAGTAGTACCCCCCAGACTGACCGACACCTCGTCCCGAAACA GATTGTCAAATCAAGAGTGAGGCATGGTGTAGCTTGTTACGAGATTTTGTGGAACCAGCCAG AAACAGACAGTGGGGTCAGTGGAGATGTGTACAGGACGATTGAGGAGCAGGTTCTCTTTAGGCGCAGCTATCCACAGATTGTAGCACAGTTTGATATAGAACAGGAAAACAAGAAAGTCAAAACCAAAA gaaAATCAAGGAAGAAAAAAACCACAGAGAAAGAAAATGGAACAGAAGAAACAGAAATCAGTGAGAGGATAGCCTCTGTCAATGTTAAGGAAGAAGATGATGTGGAATGTAATAGTGTTGGTGATGATATAGATACAGAAGTCCGTGACAAAGACAAACAGATCCCCAGTGAGAGTAAACTTGATTCTCGCCTGCTGAATGTACAGCCGACACAGCAGATGAAGGCGTCTCCGATGCACAATCTGGAGCTGGCCCTGAGGTCTGTACCCAGGCGATCAGAGAAAGACGGCCATGTTGCTGTGGAGAGGAATCTGAACTTCAGCAGCAGTGAAGAGGATGAAGAAGAGCTGGAAGAGGAGTATCTGCCCCTGTCACAAAGACTGCAGCTGAAGATTGCCAAACCCCGGGGGCGTCAGAGGAGAGAGCCACAGTCCAGAGGGTCCTCAAAGAACAACCAGGGGGGAGAGGGGATAGATGTGATGGTTAGGGCAATCTCTCAGGGTGTGTCAGGTGCCCTGAGGGGCTGCTTCTCTAGTGACAGTGATTCAGATGACCTTCAAACTTTTTCTTCACAAACAGGAACCAAATTGGACAGCAATGTCACAGACTATGAACTCACAATTAAACAGACATCTAGTGAGAAACACCAGTCATCACCCAGTGGAAACAGTCAGATTTGCTTGCAGAAGACGCCTATCTGGGAGAGACGGACGGCTAAATCTATAGAGGCAATAACCAAGGGGGATTATTTAGATGTTCCTGACATGAACTTCTCTGTTTTGACTCCTGATGTACTGGGGAGGAGCATGCCCTCTGTTAGGATCAGGAGTGGTGCCTCGTCCTCAACCCCTGAAGGTCAGCATGTTGACAGCATGTCCAAGTTTTCTTACAATCTGTCAAATCTTAGTCCCCACCTATCAGAGAATGCCATGGTTTCACCATTTCTTAGACCAGAGGCTCTACATAGCCCTATAATCATGACTTCTTGTGAGAAACTACAAGCCTTTCAGAGCTTCTCTACACTATGGGAGAACACATCCATGAACAGAACTAATGGTGCCGTTGAATTTGGTGACTTTGAAGTTCAGACTTCTCTCCTAAACTCCTTCAATAAACTCAACATCACTGACCAGGAGAAAACTTCAATGTTGAGTGATGTCGGTAAAAAAGTATTTGATTCTCCTTCAGAAATCAAAAGGGTTAATCTCGGGGAAAACATATTTGATTCTCCCTCAGGTAACAAAGAATTTTCTTGTGGAcagtcaaagaattctcaggaGGATGATTCTGTGATCATTGTTAGTAGTACTAGTGACTTGTCATTCAGTGTTCAAACAGATAAAATGAGTGAAGACCCCAGCACAAGTGATAAAAATGAAAGTGTAGGGCCATCACCACTGAGATCTGTGTTAGCGACAGTCAacagacagaaagacagacaaAGTAAACCCCAGTGTAACAAGGAGAGGACTAGAGACCACAGTCAGAGTTCTCCTGTGTGTGTGGGGAAGGAGAACGAGGCGGGGGGTCAGTGGGAGGGGGAGGAGTGTAGTAGACACAGCCCCCTGTCTCTGATTGACAGACTGAGGCAGAGACTTAGCAACCAGTCTGACTCTGGTCTCATCACTAACTTCAAGCCTTTCTCTGTAAAACCTGTCAAACCTGTGAAGTAA